One Scleropages formosus chromosome 8, fSclFor1.1, whole genome shotgun sequence DNA window includes the following coding sequences:
- the ccdc43 gene encoding coiled-coil domain-containing protein 43: MAAPAEVAGEFERWLNGRLDSLEVDRDVYGVYILGVLQEEESDDEKMDALQGILSAFLDEDSLEDVCKEIVRQWADSSALSAVKNCQSEDEVQAIANMIEKQAQIVVKQKEVTEDEKKRKEALLAHYGNITDEEDEDGAEEQSGAACTFGGDKLLFKNTNMEDVLNKKKLQREQARVEAQKKKEQDKIQREKDKLLKQERKDREKKRTQKGERKR; this comes from the exons ATGGCGGCCCCCGCAGAGGTGGCCGGGGAGTTCGAGCGCTGGTTGAACGGCCGTCTCGACTCATTGGAAGTGGACCGGGACGTGTACGGGGTGTACATACTCGGagtgctgcaggaggaggagagtgacGATGAGAAGATGGACGCGTTGCAGGGCATCCTCTCTGCCTTCCTG GATGAGGATTCCCTAGAAGACGTATGCAAAGAAATCGTCAGGCAGTGGGCCGATAGTTCGGCTCTGTCGGCTGTCAAGAACTGCCAGTCGGAAG atgAGGTGCAAGCCATTGCGAACATGATTGAGAAGCAGGCGCAAATTGTGGTGAAACAGAAAGAGGTGACCGAagatgagaagaagaggaaggaggctCTACTTGCCCACTATGGCAACATCACAGATGAAGAGGA TGAAGATGGTGCCGAGGAACAAAGTGGAGCAGCTTGTACGTTCGGCGGGGACAAGT TGCTCTTCAAGAACACCAACATGGAGGatgtgctcaacaagaagaagcTGCAGCGGGAACAGGCTCGTGTCGAAGCtcagaagaagaaggagcaggaCAAGATACAGCGCGAGAAGGACAAATTGCTGAAACAGGAGCGGAAAGACAGGGAGAAGAAACGCACACAGAAAGGAGAGCGCAAAAGATAA